A region from the bacterium genome encodes:
- a CDS encoding helix-turn-helix transcriptional regulator — MNELLIKIGSRIQRLRNELKLSQERLAERADLHPTYIGRIERGEVNPTITVLNKIASVLGMTITDLLSLPSAQEVVSKEESSTFEIIGLIERINPQHIDLLVRVLKEILKWEKKM, encoded by the coding sequence ATGAATGAATTGTTAATCAAGATAGGGAGTAGAATACAAAGATTAAGGAATGAACTGAAGTTATCTCAAGAAAGATTGGCAGAAAGAGCTGATTTACATCCAACATATATTGGGAGAATAGAAAGAGGAGAAGTAAATCCTACCATTACAGTTCTTAACAAAATTGCTTCTGTTTTAGGAATGACGATAACAGATCTTTTATCTCTTCCTTCTGCCCAGGAAGTTGTAAGTAAAGAAGAATCTTCTACCTTTGAGATTATAGGACTAATAGAAAGAATAAATCCACAACATATTGATTTACTCGTCAGAGTTCTAAAAGAGATTCTGAAGTGGGAAAAGAAGATGTAA